A DNA window from Hevea brasiliensis isolate MT/VB/25A 57/8 chromosome 2, ASM3005281v1, whole genome shotgun sequence contains the following coding sequences:
- the LOC110638710 gene encoding cysteine-rich receptor-like protein kinase 10 isoform X2 — MGLLSILCSCLQRKLKSTASDVADHDFETHDLFFDLRTLQIATNFFSDLNQLGHGGFGPVYRGLIPNGQEVAVKKLSLNSRQGLREFTNEVKLLLKLQHKNLVTLLGCCVEGTEKMLVYEYLPNKSLDYFLFDKQKSSSLDWTTRFRIVTGVARGLLYLHEEAPERIIHRDIKASNVLLDEHLNPKISDFGLARLFPGEDTHLNTFRISGTHGYMAPEYAMHGYLSVKSDVFSYGVLLLEIVSGRKNHDSHLGGEKADILSYTWMLYQGGKTLDLVDPTLDKFNRDEAAMCIQLGLLCCQQTVADRPDMNSVHLMLLSDSFTLPKPGKPGTQGRRGRWTTSSTSAFTKTNTNTNANTNTNVSSTSTGIARVSGGNSFVEEYSRNSMSISSIDEGR; from the exons ATGGGCCTTCTTTCCATTCTCTGCTCTTGCCTCCAGAGAAAACTCAAATCCACTGCTTCCGATGTCGCCGATCACGACTTTGAAACTCATGACCTCTTCTTCGATCTCCGTACGCTTCAAATCGCTACCAATTTTTTCTCCGACTTGAACCAGCTTGGTCATGGTGGATTCGGTCCCGTTTACAGG GGATTGATACCAAATGGTCAAGAAGTTGCAGTGAAGAAGCTTTCACTAAATTCAAGACAGGGACTGCGAGAATTCACTAATGAGGTGAAACTCTTGTTAAAACTTCAGCACAAGAACTTGGTCACTTTGTTGGGATGTTGTGTAGAGGGAACTGAGAAGATGCTTGTTTATGAATATCTGCCAAACAAAAGCCTTGATTATTTTCTTTTCG ATAAACAGAAATCTTCATCCCTTGATTGGACAACACGGTTTAGAATAGTTACAGGAGTGGCAAGAGGTCTTCTATACCTGCATGAAGAAGCccctgaaaggatcattcatagAGACATCAAAGCTAGCAATGTTTTGTTGGATGAACATTTGAAtccaaaaatttcagattttggctTGGCAAGGCTCTTTCCTGGTGAAGACACGCATTTGAATACATTTAGGATTTCTGGTACTCA TGGTTACATGGCCCCTGAATACGCAATGCATGGATATTTGTCTGTGAAGAGTGATGTTTTTAGCTATGGAGTTTTGCTGTTGGAGATTGTAAGTGGGAGAAAAAATCACGACAGCCACCTTGGTGGTGAAAAGGCCGACATCTTGAGCTAT ACGTGGATGCTCTATCAAGGAGGAAAGACATTGGATTTAGTTGATCCAACCCTTGATAAGTTCAATCGAGACGAGGCAGCAATGTGCATTCAACTTGGATTGTTATGCTGTCAACAAACCGTGGCAGATAGGCCTGATATGAACTCAGTTCATCTCATGCTTTTGAGCGACTCATTTACTTTGCCTAAACCTGGTAAACCTGGAACTCAAGGTCGTCGAGGACGTTGGACAACTAGTTCCACTTCTGCTTTCACTAAAACTAATACTAACACTAATGCTAATACTAATACTAATGTTAGCAGCACAAGCACTGGCATTGCCAGAGTTTCTGGGGGCAATAGTTTTGTTGAGGAATATTCTAGAAATTCAATGTCTATTTCTTCTATTGATGAAGGTAGGTAA
- the LOC110638710 gene encoding cysteine-rich receptor-like protein kinase 10 isoform X1, giving the protein MGLLSILCSCLQRKLKSTASDVADHDFETHDLFFDLRTLQIATNFFSDLNQLGHGGFGPVYRGLIPNGQEVAVKKLSLNSRQGLREFTNEVKLLLKLQHKNLVTLLGCCVEGTEKMLVYEYLPNKSLDYFLFDKQKSSSLDWTTRFRIVTGVARGLLYLHEEAPERIIHRDIKASNVLLDEHLNPKISDFGLARLFPGEDTHLNTFRISGTHGYMAPEYAMHGYLSVKSDVFSYGVLLLEIVSGRKNHDSHLGGEKADILSYQTWMLYQGGKTLDLVDPTLDKFNRDEAAMCIQLGLLCCQQTVADRPDMNSVHLMLLSDSFTLPKPGKPGTQGRRGRWTTSSTSAFTKTNTNTNANTNTNVSSTSTGIARVSGGNSFVEEYSRNSMSISSIDEGR; this is encoded by the exons ATGGGCCTTCTTTCCATTCTCTGCTCTTGCCTCCAGAGAAAACTCAAATCCACTGCTTCCGATGTCGCCGATCACGACTTTGAAACTCATGACCTCTTCTTCGATCTCCGTACGCTTCAAATCGCTACCAATTTTTTCTCCGACTTGAACCAGCTTGGTCATGGTGGATTCGGTCCCGTTTACAGG GGATTGATACCAAATGGTCAAGAAGTTGCAGTGAAGAAGCTTTCACTAAATTCAAGACAGGGACTGCGAGAATTCACTAATGAGGTGAAACTCTTGTTAAAACTTCAGCACAAGAACTTGGTCACTTTGTTGGGATGTTGTGTAGAGGGAACTGAGAAGATGCTTGTTTATGAATATCTGCCAAACAAAAGCCTTGATTATTTTCTTTTCG ATAAACAGAAATCTTCATCCCTTGATTGGACAACACGGTTTAGAATAGTTACAGGAGTGGCAAGAGGTCTTCTATACCTGCATGAAGAAGCccctgaaaggatcattcatagAGACATCAAAGCTAGCAATGTTTTGTTGGATGAACATTTGAAtccaaaaatttcagattttggctTGGCAAGGCTCTTTCCTGGTGAAGACACGCATTTGAATACATTTAGGATTTCTGGTACTCA TGGTTACATGGCCCCTGAATACGCAATGCATGGATATTTGTCTGTGAAGAGTGATGTTTTTAGCTATGGAGTTTTGCTGTTGGAGATTGTAAGTGGGAGAAAAAATCACGACAGCCACCTTGGTGGTGAAAAGGCCGACATCTTGAGCTAT CAGACGTGGATGCTCTATCAAGGAGGAAAGACATTGGATTTAGTTGATCCAACCCTTGATAAGTTCAATCGAGACGAGGCAGCAATGTGCATTCAACTTGGATTGTTATGCTGTCAACAAACCGTGGCAGATAGGCCTGATATGAACTCAGTTCATCTCATGCTTTTGAGCGACTCATTTACTTTGCCTAAACCTGGTAAACCTGGAACTCAAGGTCGTCGAGGACGTTGGACAACTAGTTCCACTTCTGCTTTCACTAAAACTAATACTAACACTAATGCTAATACTAATACTAATGTTAGCAGCACAAGCACTGGCATTGCCAGAGTTTCTGGGGGCAATAGTTTTGTTGAGGAATATTCTAGAAATTCAATGTCTATTTCTTCTATTGATGAAGGTAGGTAA
- the LOC110638709 gene encoding uncharacterized protein LOC110638709 isoform X1, translated as MRPNWELKNCCNHEQVVFLVTVSVCTVVIFALWRTVLLRPFKLVTVFLHEASHAIACKLTCGHVEGIQVHADEGGTTQTRGGVYWLILPAGYLGSSFWGMVLILASTNLLTARIAAGCFVVALLVVLLVAKNWTLRGLCIGFVVFLGVIWVLQETTKVRILRYTILFIGVMNSLFSVYDIYDDLISRRVNSSDAEKFAEVCPCPCNGMGWGIIWGLISFLFLCGAVYLGIVILS; from the exons ATGAGGCCAAATTGGGAGTTGAAGAATTGCTGCAACCATGAGCAAGTAGTGTTTCTTGTTACTGTCTCTGTCTGTACTGTTGTCATTTTTGCg TTATGGAGAACAGTACTTCTGAGACCATTCAAGCTTGTGACAGTATTCCTTCACGAGGCAAGCCATGCTATTGCTTGTAAATTAACATGTGGCCAT GTGGAAGGGATTCAGGTTCACGCAGATGAAGGTGGAACCACTCAAACGCGTGGTGGTGTGTACTGGTTGATCTTGCCAGCTGGAT ATCTCGGTTCCTCCTTTTGGGGAATGGTTTTAATACTTGCATCCACAAATCTTCTTACAGCAAGAATTGCAGCAGGATGTTTTGTTGTTGCTCTACTTGTTGTACTGTTGGTGGCTAAAAAT TGGACTCTTCGGGGACTTTGTATTG GGTTTGTTGTTTTCCTTGGAGTGATTTGGGTCCTGCAAGAAACAACAAAAGTTCGTATTCTTCGGTATACTATTCTATTCATTG GTGTAATGAACAGCTTGTTTTCAGTTTACG ATATCTATGATGATCTGATATCCCGTAGAGTTAATTCTAGTGATGCTGAAAAATTTGCAGAAGTTTGCCCTTGCCCATGCAATGGCATGGGCTGGGGCATCATTTG GGGTTTAATATCATTCTTGTTTCTTTGTGGGGCCGTGTACCTCGGTATCGTGATATTGTCTTGA
- the LOC110638709 gene encoding uncharacterized protein LOC110638709 isoform X2, with protein sequence MRPNWELKNCCNHEQLWRTVLLRPFKLVTVFLHEASHAIACKLTCGHVEGIQVHADEGGTTQTRGGVYWLILPAGYLGSSFWGMVLILASTNLLTARIAAGCFVVALLVVLLVAKNWTLRGLCIGFVVFLGVIWVLQETTKVRILRYTILFIGVMNSLFSVYDIYDDLISRRVNSSDAEKFAEVCPCPCNGMGWGIIWGLISFLFLCGAVYLGIVILS encoded by the exons ATGAGGCCAAATTGGGAGTTGAAGAATTGCTGCAACCATGAGCAA TTATGGAGAACAGTACTTCTGAGACCATTCAAGCTTGTGACAGTATTCCTTCACGAGGCAAGCCATGCTATTGCTTGTAAATTAACATGTGGCCAT GTGGAAGGGATTCAGGTTCACGCAGATGAAGGTGGAACCACTCAAACGCGTGGTGGTGTGTACTGGTTGATCTTGCCAGCTGGAT ATCTCGGTTCCTCCTTTTGGGGAATGGTTTTAATACTTGCATCCACAAATCTTCTTACAGCAAGAATTGCAGCAGGATGTTTTGTTGTTGCTCTACTTGTTGTACTGTTGGTGGCTAAAAAT TGGACTCTTCGGGGACTTTGTATTG GGTTTGTTGTTTTCCTTGGAGTGATTTGGGTCCTGCAAGAAACAACAAAAGTTCGTATTCTTCGGTATACTATTCTATTCATTG GTGTAATGAACAGCTTGTTTTCAGTTTACG ATATCTATGATGATCTGATATCCCGTAGAGTTAATTCTAGTGATGCTGAAAAATTTGCAGAAGTTTGCCCTTGCCCATGCAATGGCATGGGCTGGGGCATCATTTG GGGTTTAATATCATTCTTGTTTCTTTGTGGGGCCGTGTACCTCGGTATCGTGATATTGTCTTGA